The following are encoded together in the Streptomyces sp. NBC_00341 genome:
- the cobG gene encoding precorrin-3B synthase — translation MLAAMPPPATLPVPTGAASVRDRGDACPGTLRLHRADDGALARVRIPGGVLSTAQADVLGELAERLGDGELHLTSRGNVQLRGLRPDCGGELASRMGESGLLPSERHERVRNIVASPLSGLDGLGQRDVRPWLSALDELVCASDLTTELSGRFLFALDDGRGDVDPLGADVTLLARADGDAALRIGPAESVLRIPGAHAPRAALIAAETFLDVARGSGVWRVTDLRTDGGILLDQVVRRLRQAGIRATRTTGPTHPARSAAPVPGVVDGPYETVALCVGVPLGRIGAEQWRALTRAARQREGGGGELRLTPWRGVVVPGVERERAAAELAALGSAGLISGPRSPWTGVGACIGRPGCAKSLADVRAGATAALGPVGALPVYWSGCERRCGHPRGAWVDVVAAPDGYRVSLVRDGERHAPLAVPDSPAALAAAVAAARGGPDGQRPAPRPGT, via the coding sequence ATGCTCGCCGCCATGCCCCCGCCAGCCACTTTGCCCGTGCCCACAGGAGCCGCGTCCGTCCGTGACCGCGGTGACGCCTGCCCCGGCACGCTGCGGCTGCACCGGGCGGACGACGGTGCGCTGGCCCGGGTCCGGATCCCCGGGGGGGTACTGAGCACGGCGCAGGCGGACGTGCTGGGGGAGTTGGCGGAGCGGCTCGGCGATGGTGAGCTGCATCTCACTTCGCGCGGCAATGTGCAGCTGCGCGGTCTGCGCCCCGACTGCGGCGGCGAACTGGCCTCCCGCATGGGTGAGTCGGGGCTGCTGCCCTCGGAGCGCCACGAGCGCGTCCGCAATATCGTGGCCTCCCCGCTCTCCGGGCTCGACGGCCTGGGACAGCGGGACGTCCGCCCGTGGCTGTCGGCGTTGGACGAGCTGGTGTGCGCGAGTGACCTGACGACGGAACTGTCGGGCCGGTTCCTGTTCGCGCTCGACGACGGCCGCGGCGATGTGGATCCGCTCGGCGCCGATGTGACGCTGCTGGCGCGGGCCGACGGGGACGCGGCTCTGCGGATCGGCCCGGCCGAATCCGTACTGCGGATACCCGGTGCGCACGCTCCGCGGGCCGCGTTGATCGCCGCCGAGACCTTCCTGGACGTCGCACGCGGCTCCGGCGTCTGGCGGGTGACGGACCTGCGCACGGACGGCGGGATCCTCCTGGACCAGGTGGTCCGGCGGTTGCGACAGGCCGGAATCCGAGCCACGCGCACCACCGGCCCCACACACCCCGCGCGGTCCGCGGCTCCCGTTCCCGGCGTCGTGGACGGCCCGTACGAGACGGTCGCGCTGTGCGTCGGCGTCCCCCTGGGCCGCATCGGCGCGGAACAGTGGCGGGCGCTGACCCGCGCCGCCCGGCAACGGGAGGGTGGCGGCGGCGAACTGCGGCTGACCCCTTGGCGCGGCGTCGTCGTACCGGGCGTGGAGCGCGAACGGGCCGCGGCGGAGCTGGCGGCCCTGGGGTCCGCCGGCCTGATCTCCGGGCCCCGCTCCCCCTGGACCGGGGTGGGGGCCTGCATCGGGCGTCCCGGCTGCGCCAAGTCCCTCGCCGATGTCCGGGCCGGGGCGACAGCGGCCCTGGGGCCCGTGGGCGCGCTGCCGGTGTACTGGTCGGGGTGCGAACGCCGGTGCGGTCATCCGCGGGGCGCGTGGGTCGACGTCGTCGCCGCCCCGGACGGCTACCGGGTCTCCCTGGTGCGCGACGGTGAACGGCACGCCCCACTGGCCGTCCCCGACAGCCCGGCCGCGCTCGCGGCAGCGGTGGCCGCGGCCCGGGGCGGCCCGGACGGGCAGCGCCCCGCCCCGCGCCCCGGCACCTGA